A window of Dorea formicigenerans contains these coding sequences:
- a CDS encoding RnfABCDGE type electron transport complex subunit D — MSSSPHIRDNMTTSKIMLMVVIALLPASAFGIYNFGVPALIMLISTTASAVLTEYIYEKLMHKKITIGDYSAVVTGLLLGLNMPPTAPWWMGALGSVFGILIVKQLFGGLGQNFMNPALGARCFLLISFTSQMTTFVYDGVTGATPLALLKSGKAVNSMDMLIGTIPGTIGETSVIAIIIGAIFLILMGIIDLRIPGTYIVTFVIFIGIFGHFQNPAVGFFDAQYITAHLCGGGLMLGAWFMATDYVTCPITPKGQYVYGILLGILTGLFRLFGGSAEGVSYAIIISNLIVPLIERVTLPKPFGKGGEK, encoded by the coding sequence ATGTCATCATCACCACATATCCGTGATAATATGACAACCAGCAAGATTATGCTCATGGTAGTAATTGCACTGCTGCCTGCATCTGCGTTCGGTATATATAATTTTGGAGTTCCGGCGCTCATTATGCTCATCAGTACGACAGCATCTGCAGTACTGACAGAATATATTTATGAAAAATTAATGCACAAAAAAATTACAATCGGGGATTACAGTGCTGTTGTAACAGGACTGCTTCTGGGGCTTAATATGCCACCTACAGCACCATGGTGGATGGGTGCACTTGGAAGTGTATTTGGTATCTTGATTGTAAAACAGCTTTTTGGAGGTCTGGGACAGAACTTTATGAACCCGGCACTTGGAGCAAGATGTTTCCTTTTGATTTCTTTTACAAGTCAGATGACGACATTCGTCTATGACGGAGTAACAGGAGCAACACCACTGGCGCTTCTGAAGTCAGGGAAAGCTGTTAATTCTATGGACATGCTGATCGGAACAATTCCTGGAACAATTGGTGAGACTTCAGTGATTGCAATTATCATTGGAGCAATCTTCTTAATTTTAATGGGAATTATTGATCTTCGTATCCCTGGTACATATATTGTGACATTCGTTATCTTTATTGGTATATTTGGACATTTCCAGAATCCGGCTGTAGGATTTTTTGATGCACAGTATATTACAGCACATCTGTGTGGCGGTGGACTGATGCTTGGTGCATGGTTCATGGCAACGGATTATGTAACATGTCCGATCACGCCAAAGGGACAATACGTGTATGGAATCTTGCTTGGAATTCTGACTGGACTCTTCCGTCTGTTCGGCGGTTCCGCAGAGGGAGTTTCCTATGCGATCATTATCAGTAACTTAATTGTACCATTGATCGAGAGAGTTACTCTCCCAAAACCATTTGGTAAAGGAGGAGAGAAATAA
- a CDS encoding RnfABCDGE type electron transport complex subunit G: protein MNKILKNTLILTAITLIAGLGLGLVHEITLNPIAQAQEKAKKEAWQAVFPDAKLDEFKETDVDQKAAKQAISDLGVNATIDEVCTVGDTGYVITTTDKDGYGGDIQVSVGIQSDGTVTGVSFLSISETAGLGMKAKEPSFYEQYVGKNPTKFAVSKDGGDGEQIDALSGATITSRAVTGAVNAALGYYQNAFGQGGN from the coding sequence ATGAATAAGATTTTGAAAAACACATTGATTCTGACTGCTATCACTTTGATTGCAGGACTTGGACTTGGTCTCGTTCATGAGATAACTCTGAATCCAATCGCCCAGGCGCAGGAAAAGGCGAAAAAAGAAGCTTGGCAGGCTGTATTTCCAGATGCAAAGCTTGATGAGTTTAAAGAGACAGATGTAGATCAGAAGGCTGCAAAGCAGGCAATCAGTGATCTTGGTGTTAATGCAACTATTGACGAAGTCTGTACAGTTGGTGATACAGGATATGTCATCACAACAACCGATAAGGACGGATATGGCGGAGATATTCAGGTTAGTGTTGGTATCCAGTCTGATGGTACTGTGACAGGTGTTTCCTTCCTTTCTATCAGTGAGACTGCAGGTCTTGGTATGAAAGCAAAAGAACCGTCTTTCTATGAACAGTATGTAGGAAAGAATCCGACAAAGTTTGCTGTGTCAAAAGATGGAGGAGACGGTGAGCAGATAGATGCTTTAAGTGGTGCAACAATCACTTCAAGAGCAGTGACCGGAGCTGTCAATGCGGCCCTTGGCTATTATCAGAATGCATTTGGACAGGGAGGTAATTAA
- the rsxE gene encoding electron transport complex subunit RsxE, whose product MNKCTERVYNGLIKENPTFVLMLGMCPTLAVTTSAINGVGMGLSTTVVLVLSNMLISMLRKIIPDSVRMPAFIVVVASFVTIVQFLLEGFVPSLYDALGLYIPLIVVNCIILGRAESYASKNPVLPSIFDGIGMGLGFTFGLACIGIVREFIGTGAIFGKQILPLADLAAGQGGYVPVTIFILPPGAFLVLAFLVAGMNKIRKNAEKKGKKIAEPQGCCSDCAGCAGCSGKVFPTGDEE is encoded by the coding sequence ATGAATAAATGTACGGAAAGAGTTTATAATGGACTGATTAAAGAGAACCCTACTTTTGTTCTGATGCTTGGTATGTGTCCGACACTTGCGGTTACGACATCTGCAATCAATGGAGTTGGTATGGGACTTTCAACAACAGTTGTACTGGTCCTTTCCAATATGTTGATTTCCATGCTACGTAAGATCATACCGGATTCAGTCAGAATGCCGGCGTTCATTGTAGTTGTTGCTTCATTTGTAACAATTGTTCAGTTCCTGTTAGAAGGATTTGTGCCGAGTCTTTATGATGCACTTGGACTTTACATTCCACTGATTGTAGTAAACTGTATCATTCTTGGACGTGCTGAGAGCTATGCTTCCAAGAACCCGGTTCTTCCTTCTATCTTTGATGGAATTGGTATGGGACTTGGATTTACATTTGGACTTGCATGCATTGGTATTGTTCGTGAGTTCATCGGAACAGGAGCAATTTTCGGAAAACAGATTCTGCCGCTTGCAGATCTTGCAGCCGGACAGGGCGGTTATGTCCCGGTAACAATCTTTATCCTGCCACCAGGAGCATTCCTTGTTCTTGCATTCTTGGTTGCAGGTATGAATAAAATCAGAAAAAATGCTGAAAAGAAAGGCAAGAAAATCGCAGAGCCTCAAGGATGTTGCTCAGACTGTGCCGGATGTGCCGGATGTAGCGGAAAAGTATTTCCAACAGGCGATGAAGAATAG
- a CDS encoding electron transport complex protein RnfA encodes MKTLSELLIIAIGSAIVNNVVLSQFLGICPFLGVSKKVETATGMGGAVVFVITLSSLLTSLIYKFILVPLGFEYLQTIVFILFIAALVQFVEMFLKKAMPSLYQALGVYLPLITTNCAVLGVALTNVQKDYTILEGVVNGVGTSVGFLIAIVIMAGIREKIEYNDISESFQGTPIVLLTACLMAIAFCGFSGLI; translated from the coding sequence ATGAAGACATTATCAGAATTACTGATTATTGCAATCGGTTCAGCTATTGTAAATAACGTTGTACTCAGCCAGTTTCTTGGAATTTGTCCATTCCTTGGAGTATCCAAAAAAGTTGAGACAGCTACAGGTATGGGAGGAGCAGTTGTGTTTGTTATTACACTTTCTTCCCTGTTGACAAGTTTGATTTATAAATTTATTCTTGTTCCATTAGGATTTGAATATCTGCAGACGATTGTATTTATATTATTTATTGCAGCACTCGTTCAGTTTGTTGAGATGTTTCTGAAAAAAGCGATGCCATCACTTTATCAGGCACTTGGAGTATATCTTCCACTGATCACAACAAACTGTGCGGTTCTTGGTGTAGCACTTACAAATGTCCAGAAAGATTATACAATTTTAGAAGGCGTTGTAAATGGTGTTGGAACATCTGTTGGATTTTTGATTGCAATCGTAATTATGGCAGGTATTCGTGAGAAGATTGAGTACAATGATATTTCAGAGTCCTTCCAGGGGACGCCAATTGTCTTGCTTACAGCATGTCTTATGGCAATTGCGTTCTGTGGATTTTCAGGACTGATATAG
- a CDS encoding RnfABCDGE type electron transport complex subunit B, which produces MNITAVIIAAVIVGGTGLFIGVFLGLAGKKFAVEVDEREEAILGVLPGNNCGGCGYAGCSGLAAAIAKGEAEVGSCPVGGAPVAAKIGEIMGVSAGEQIHEVAFVKCGGTCEQAATDYEYHGIGDCVMVNMMQNGGPKTCTYGCLGEGTCVKACPFDAIHIVDGVAVVDKEACKACGKCVAACPRKLIEIVPYDMKHLVKCNSKDKGKDVMKACKVGCIGCKMCEKACQFDAVKVLDNVAHIDPEKCTGCGACAAKCPKKVIL; this is translated from the coding sequence ATGAATATTACAGCTGTTATTATTGCTGCTGTTATCGTAGGTGGTACTGGCTTGTTCATTGGTGTATTCCTTGGACTTGCCGGAAAGAAATTTGCGGTTGAAGTAGATGAGAGAGAAGAGGCAATTCTTGGAGTGCTTCCGGGAAATAACTGTGGCGGTTGTGGATATGCCGGATGCTCCGGCCTTGCTGCAGCAATTGCAAAGGGAGAAGCGGAAGTTGGAAGCTGTCCGGTCGGAGGTGCACCAGTCGCAGCCAAGATTGGTGAGATTATGGGAGTGTCTGCAGGCGAGCAGATCCATGAAGTAGCATTTGTAAAATGTGGTGGAACATGTGAGCAGGCAGCAACAGATTACGAATATCATGGAATTGGTGACTGTGTCATGGTCAATATGATGCAGAATGGCGGGCCAAAGACTTGTACATATGGATGTCTTGGAGAAGGAACGTGTGTGAAAGCCTGTCCGTTTGATGCAATCCACATTGTTGATGGCGTTGCTGTGGTTGATAAAGAAGCTTGTAAAGCTTGTGGAAAATGTGTTGCCGCGTGTCCTCGTAAATTGATTGAGATTGTGCCATATGACATGAAACATCTTGTAAAATGTAATTCTAAAGACAAGGGTAAAGATGTCATGAAGGCATGTAAAGTTGGATGCATTGGCTGCAAGATGTGTGAAAAAGCATGCCAGTTTGATGCTGTTAAGGTTCTGGATAATGTTGCGCATATTGATCCGGAAAAATGTACCGGATGCGGTGCATGTGCGGCAAAATGTCCGAAGAAAGTTATTCTCTAG
- a CDS encoding DUF2752 domain-containing protein, with the protein MEKKRNLKQRLKVGKTIFFKDVKHAKWAILSVFAYFVLLRKFFITICPAVLITGLPCPGCGMTRALIRLLHLDFAGAWQMHPFVYLFMIFILWFGIRRYILGISDTKKAWKILAMLGILMILFYIWRMLRYFPGNPPMSYYYGNVLLNLHHIIKSFLQI; encoded by the coding sequence ATGGAGAAAAAACGTAATCTGAAACAAAGATTAAAAGTTGGAAAAACGATATTTTTTAAAGATGTGAAACATGCAAAATGGGCGATACTTTCAGTATTCGCCTATTTTGTGTTGCTTAGGAAATTTTTTATTACAATCTGTCCGGCTGTGCTGATTACCGGACTTCCGTGTCCGGGTTGTGGCATGACGAGAGCACTTATACGTCTTTTGCATCTGGATTTTGCGGGAGCTTGGCAGATGCATCCATTTGTATATCTTTTTATGATTTTTATTCTGTGGTTCGGAATACGAAGATATATATTGGGAATTTCTGATACAAAAAAAGCATGGAAAATTCTTGCCATGCTTGGAATATTGATGATTTTGTTTTATATCTGGCGGATGCTCCGGTATTTTCCCGGAAATCCGCCAATGAGTTATTATTATGGAAATGTGTTATTGAATCTGCACCATATTATTAAAAGCTTCTTACAAATCTGA
- a CDS encoding FAD:protein FMN transferase translates to MKLKQMIAVLSSVAMLLCGCSSANAKDQTYSDTLYDTVVKVQILDPVNKNVMSGLKSLCQKYNTMFSMYVEGSDIYNINHAQGMPVAVSSDTATLIKKGIYYGDLSNGSFDITIGSVSQLWDFTSGSGTVPDADAIASALSHVNYKNISVSDNTVQLLDPNASIDVGAIAKGYIADRIKDYLKKNGVKHAVIDLGGNILLLGSKTDGSKYNIGIQKPFGETGEPITSIKVANKSVVTTGIYQRYFEADGKIYHHILDPRTGYPCENTLYSDTIITDSSLTADALSTVCYLMGYEAANDLIDQLENVDALFITNDNEIHYTKNFLR, encoded by the coding sequence ATGAAACTAAAACAAATGATTGCTGTTCTAAGTTCAGTTGCCATGCTCTTATGTGGCTGCAGTTCTGCGAATGCAAAAGACCAAACTTATTCCGACACACTTTACGATACAGTTGTAAAGGTCCAGATTCTGGATCCTGTAAACAAGAATGTCATGAGCGGATTAAAAAGTCTTTGTCAAAAATACAATACCATGTTTTCTATGTATGTAGAAGGCAGTGACATTTACAATATCAATCATGCCCAAGGCATGCCGGTAGCTGTTTCCTCTGATACTGCGACACTTATCAAAAAAGGTATCTACTACGGCGATTTATCCAATGGATCTTTTGATATCACGATTGGATCTGTTTCCCAATTATGGGATTTTACTTCTGGTTCCGGAACTGTTCCAGATGCAGATGCAATTGCCTCTGCGCTCAGTCACGTAAATTACAAAAATATCAGCGTATCTGATAACACCGTCCAGCTTTTGGATCCAAACGCTTCCATTGATGTAGGTGCTATTGCCAAAGGATATATTGCGGATCGTATCAAAGATTATCTGAAAAAAAATGGTGTAAAACATGCAGTCATAGATTTGGGAGGAAATATCCTTCTGCTCGGATCCAAGACCGACGGCTCCAAATATAACATCGGAATCCAGAAACCATTTGGCGAGACCGGAGAACCGATCACTTCCATCAAAGTAGCAAATAAATCTGTTGTTACAACCGGGATTTACCAGCGTTACTTTGAGGCAGATGGGAAAATTTACCATCACATTCTTGATCCTCGCACAGGTTATCCATGTGAGAATACATTGTACAGCGATACAATCATTACTGATTCTTCCCTGACAGCTGATGCTCTGAGTACAGTATGTTATCTCATGGGATATGAAGCTGCCAACGATCTGATCGATCAGTTAGAAAATGTAGATGCATTGTTTATTACAAATGACAACGAAATTCACTACACAAAGAATTTTCTTCGGTAA
- a CDS encoding NusG domain II-containing protein, with product MKNRLKKKDIVLMIIILVVAGSCMLLHRIIGEKSADYITVKVNGKIEGVYSLADDQEIVLNNGSNVLKIKNGEADMIRADCPDQLCVKQKAVSKNKESIICLPNKIIVEVDSHQNSQYDAVSN from the coding sequence ATGAAAAATAGATTGAAGAAAAAAGATATTGTACTAATGATCATCATTCTGGTAGTGGCGGGATCGTGTATGTTGTTACATAGGATTATTGGAGAGAAAAGTGCGGATTACATTACGGTAAAGGTGAATGGAAAGATAGAAGGCGTATATAGTCTGGCAGATGATCAGGAGATCGTGCTGAATAATGGAAGCAATGTTTTGAAAATCAAGAATGGAGAAGCTGATATGATCCGTGCGGATTGCCCGGATCAGCTCTGTGTGAAGCAGAAGGCGGTTTCTAAGAATAAAGAAAGTATTATCTGCCTGCCGAATAAGATTATTGTGGAAGTTGACAGCCATCAGAACAGCCAGTATGATGCGGTAAGTAATTAA
- a CDS encoding Gx transporter family protein, whose product MKNRVAYFGVFTALALIFSYIETLVPISFGIPGVKLGLANLIIVIALYKIPLREVYVLSIVRVLLSGVLFGNYFSIAYSLAGGLLSLTVMALLKKAGGFSVIGISIAGGVCHNIGQLVVAMIVVETFAMSYYMPVLLVAGLITGFLIGVVADQVLRRISDIMFLE is encoded by the coding sequence GTGAAAAACCGCGTAGCATATTTTGGAGTATTTACAGCGCTTGCATTGATTTTTAGCTATATAGAAACTCTTGTTCCGATTTCGTTTGGAATCCCGGGAGTCAAGCTTGGGCTGGCTAATCTGATTATCGTGATTGCACTTTATAAGATACCGCTTAGGGAAGTGTATGTATTATCTATAGTACGTGTCCTTTTAAGCGGTGTTTTGTTTGGAAATTATTTTAGTATTGCGTATAGTCTGGCAGGTGGATTACTTAGTTTAACTGTGATGGCACTTTTGAAAAAGGCAGGAGGATTCAGTGTTATTGGAATCAGTATTGCAGGCGGTGTCTGTCACAATATTGGACAACTGGTTGTTGCAATGATTGTTGTTGAGACATTTGCAATGTCATATTATATGCCGGTGCTTCTTGTTGCCGGACTGATTACGGGATTTTTGATCGGTGTTGTTGCAGATCAGGTGCTTAGGAGAATAAGCGATATTATGTTTTTAGAGTAG
- the ruvA gene encoding Holliday junction branch migration protein RuvA, whose translation MISYIRGELAAQYEDKVIVDVGGVGYGIYMSAQSMSKLPPIGSEVKIHTYLNVKEDSMQLFGFLTVDDLNVFKLLIGVSGIGPKGGQAILSVLSPDDLRFAVMADDVKAISSAPGIGKKTAQKLIVELKDKLSIEDALEHAITEDGALKAQMSTGGEIQSEAVQALVALGYGNTEALKAVKQVEITPDMQVEELLKRALKFMF comes from the coding sequence ATGATATCGTATATACGAGGTGAGCTGGCTGCTCAATATGAAGATAAAGTAATTGTAGATGTAGGAGGCGTAGGATATGGAATTTATATGTCAGCGCAATCTATGAGTAAGCTTCCACCGATTGGAAGTGAAGTGAAGATACATACTTATTTGAATGTCAAGGAAGATTCAATGCAGCTGTTTGGATTTCTGACAGTAGATGATTTGAATGTATTTAAGTTACTGATCGGAGTCAGTGGAATCGGACCTAAAGGAGGTCAGGCAATTCTGTCGGTATTGTCACCAGATGATCTGAGGTTTGCAGTTATGGCTGATGATGTGAAAGCCATTTCATCCGCACCGGGGATCGGGAAAAAAACAGCGCAGAAGTTGATTGTGGAACTTAAGGATAAGTTGAGCATCGAAGATGCTCTGGAACATGCAATAACAGAAGATGGTGCTTTAAAAGCCCAGATGTCAACAGGAGGAGAGATTCAAAGCGAAGCGGTTCAGGCGCTGGTTGCATTGGGATACGGCAATACAGAAGCACTGAAAGCTGTGAAACAGGTGGAAATCACACCAGATATGCAGGTGGAAGAATTGCTTAAACGAGCATTGAAGTTCATGTTCTGA